A single region of the Methanobacterium formicicum DSM 3637 genome encodes:
- a CDS encoding DUF3795 domain-containing protein, with protein sequence MKKLNLVSYCGLYCEDCFNYTGSIADLARDLRKELRKSNFDKVVEALPFKEFDNYSECYECLGGLENLRCEGCRDGSRAKFCHIAQCAQKNEYQGCWECGEFETCKEFEFLKPLHKDANLKNLRKIKEQGVEGFLNGKRYW encoded by the coding sequence ATGAAAAAACTTAATTTAGTAAGTTATTGTGGTCTTTATTGTGAAGATTGCTTTAATTACACGGGTTCCATTGCTGATTTAGCTCGGGACCTCAGGAAAGAGTTAAGAAAATCCAACTTTGATAAAGTGGTAGAAGCACTTCCCTTCAAAGAATTTGATAACTACTCTGAATGCTATGAATGTTTAGGAGGACTTGAGAACTTAAGGTGTGAAGGATGCCGGGATGGATCCAGAGCAAAGTTTTGTCATATTGCTCAGTGTGCACAGAAGAACGAATATCAAGGATGCTGGGAATGTGGTGAATTTGAAACATGCAAGGAATTTGAATTTCTTAAACCGCTCCACAAAGATGCAAATCTGAAAAATTTAAGAAAAATTAAAGAGCAAGGAGTTGAAGGTTTCCTTAATGGAAAGAGATATTGGTAA
- a CDS encoding DUF5518 domain-containing protein, with the protein MVKIKWASVRRGLLLSLILWLILREVAGDIGGVIGFVLATIIVGYRVNEGYKSGSIHGALVGMVGGIIGGSIILILYLIGLGDIGKQLWPVTGVIEATIVIILYAIVGAIGGTIGSAIKKVRQNST; encoded by the coding sequence ATGGTAAAAATAAAATGGGCATCTGTAAGAAGAGGTTTATTGTTATCACTAATTTTATGGCTTATTCTTCGAGAAGTTGCCGGGGATATTGGAGGTGTAATTGGATTTGTCCTAGCAACAATAATCGTCGGTTACAGAGTTAATGAAGGTTATAAAAGCGGTTCAATACATGGAGCACTAGTCGGTATGGTAGGTGGTATTATAGGAGGATCAATCATACTGATTTTATACCTCATTGGGTTAGGAGACATAGGAAAACAGCTTTGGCCAGTTACAGGAGTAATAGAAGCCACCATAGTCATAATCTTATATGCAATTGTAGGGGCCATTGGTGGTACAATCGGCTCCGCCATTAAAAAAGTACGTCAAAATTCTACTTAA